In Lolium rigidum isolate FL_2022 chromosome 7, APGP_CSIRO_Lrig_0.1, whole genome shotgun sequence, the DNA window gtcttcatcaacacagtACGTGCGACTGAGTGCGGAGGTTCTACCCGATTGCGGCACCACATGGATCTTCTACTCACTCCtgagagcggcaagtgatcgactacatcatccatgATATTCATCTCGTTAAATGCTTAGCGATCTTCGTGGGTATGTTGAtcccatctcgttgctaccatctagtagattagatcttggcttcttGTTCATTCCTGGCAGACCTCCGTATTGTGGCCAATGCGGTTCTCAAAGCACCTCCGCGCCAGGCCCCATAAAAACTGACAACTCAACTACCAAATCAACCGTTTCCCTAGGGGTCACTCATTTTTTTCTCTAGCAATGCAACTTTGCATGTGGGGTACGTGAGGTTTCATTCACTCACTCTCCCTTAATCTCCTGCACCTACTCCCTTATAATCAACACAACCATGTCTTAAATCAaaataagttgtacatgaaaaagtATGCATCGATGATATGATTCCATTGTAATAATCGGTTTCAATTTTTGTTTGCTATAAATCTTCATGTTCATGTTTGGAGGTTTTTTGAATGAATTTTGTTAAATTCATCGCACACGGTCGACCGTGTAGTGCTTCCTGCCTCTATGTTGTTGATTGGGATTTTGGCACTCTAGAagtcacatgagtaccatcaattgCTTCAATACAGTCATGTGATGATAATAATAAACAGTCAAACTTTTGTGAATTGTGTTGTTCTTGAACAATGTGGAAAGCTTATTTGTGCTCACCTTAAAGTATGGATACCATCTTTTGTTGTTCCGTATCTTGCTTGGTGTTTCACCAGAATGTGGCTTGATCATCTCTTACGTGAGCTCCCCAACTAAATaaaatacttggttgaaacatcggAATACAGTCTCTATGGATCTCCCGAGTGTGTTGTGTATAAATCCTAACCTCTAGTTATGTCCAACAACATGAAGAAACATAGCAACTTGCTCTTCGACATAGATGTGGATGCTATCTTACAACAACCCACTCTCCCTAAACCTCTTAACTAGTTCATAGAAGGGAATCTACTTATCCGAAGCATCTGAACAACCTTTACATCACTTGTGTTGTAGATGAAATTCAGATTGGTAATCCTCTCTTGATCTCGGGGAAGCATCGGACCATAAGTTACTAGTGGATAGGCAGCTCAAATAGCTGATCTTTTGTGGAGGAGGAGGATCCAGGTCTGAATCACAAATACCAGTGCTGCTATCTGGTGGATCAGGCTCATCCATTCACCCTAAGCAAATAGATTTAACATGAGTGTCTGCTAAATCTATCATCCAGGCTAACTACTAACTACGGGTACACAATAAATTGGAGGGCACGGTGATTTACCTCCGCCATTGCACATGAGGGAGAGTTGCCAGAGTCGAAAAAGAAAGAGAGATATCTCATGTCGATCATTGGTCGGAGAAGGAGGAGACCAACTGCTGCGACGGACAAGGATCTCGTGCCTGAGTGGATGgatttggagtggtgagacagaTCAGTGGAACAACCGCGCCACCGGTGTCGAGAGCAAAGAATGGAGGTGTTTTGCTAGGAGGTGAGAGAAGAGAGGAGGTGATATTAGCTTAGCCGCGAAAACGTAGCACCCTTTTTCGCATTCTCCCGCCATCTCGCGTCGGCCTCCCGCGCACACGCTTTGCCACTTTTCGCATGGCTGACACGTGCCTCTAGGAAAACGGGTATTCCGAATGTATCCCCGGGCTTGACCCAAAACTACTTATAGCAGCGTGCCTGTCAGTATGCAGGCTGCGCCTAAAAATCTAAACATCCAAATTTTTTTTCATCCGAATCCTATTTGAAAGCGATGCGGCCTACCGATCGCGGCCTAGTCCCCAGCTTCATCAAGGATGATATTGGGCTAATTGTGATAGGCCCCAAAGATAAGGCCAATTCAAATAGTGTTTTGAACGAGCTATCCCCAAACCTGCCCGCGGCCCAAAATGGCTACACGCTGCCAAACTCGgtcacagaaaaaaaaaactcggGCACCGACTGGCGTATGTATGCCGCCACGCGCGCGCACCGCCGTTTCGAGGACAGACAGGCGTCCTCCTGTTCGGCACCCTGCATGGGTGCCACCTCGCAGTACTCCTCCTAGCTTATTAACGACGCCCATCCGGCGCTGGACTGAAACAAGGATTACACGCATGTGTACCATGGCCGCGCGGCTTGTCCATCTCCTTCTAGCGCTCGCCTACGTGACGTCGCCCAGCGGCGCCGGTGCTTCCGGCTACGACGTCATCCGCCAGGTGACGGACACCGGCTACGGCGCTGGACTTCCCGGGCTGCTCCCGGAGGCACAGTTCGCGGCGTTCGTGCGGCGGCACGGCAAGGAGTACTCCGGCCCGGAGGAGTACGCGCGCAGGCTGCGCGTGTTCGCGGCGAAcgtggcccgcgccgccgcccaccaggCGCTCGACCCCGGCGCACGCCACGGCGTCACGCCCTTCTCCGACCTCACCCAGGAGGAGTTCGAGGCGCGACTCACGGGCCTCGTCGGCGCCGACCACGACATGCGCAGCGTGCAGGGGATGCCGGCCGCGGCGCCGGCGACGGAAGAGGAGGTGGCCGCGCTGCCCGCCAGCTTCGACTGGCGCGACAAGGGCGCCGTCACTGAGGTCAAGATGCAGGTATATATGTTTGCCGACACAGTTCGCTCAGTGTACGCGTGCGTTCCGCTCTTGACCTTGCATGTATGTGTGTACGTAGGGTGTGTGCGGCTCGTGCTGGGCTTTCAGCACGACCGGCGCGGTGGAGGGCGCCAATTTCGTCGCCACGGGGAAGCTCCTCAACCTCAGCGAGCAGCAGCTGGTCGACTGCGACCACACGGTGCGGACTCAACAAGCACCCGCTCTCCTAATTACTTCAGTCTATAATGTCTATTAGCTAGACGATCAGAGTACAATCCGATTTAATTGTTCCTCTTTATCGCTTGCGAAGTGTGACGTGGTGGCGAAGAACGACTGCAACAACGGCTGCTCCGGCGGGCTGATGACGAACGCGTACGCGTACCTGATGAAGGCCGGCGGGCTGATGGAGCAGGCCGCGTACCCGTACACGGGCGCGCAGGGGCCGTGCCGGTTCGACGGGAGCAAGGTCGCCGTCCGCGTCACCAACTTCACGACGGTGCCCCTCGACGAGGACCAGATGCGGGCGGCGCTCGTCCGCGGCGGGCCCCTCGCCGTGGGCCTCAACGCAGCCTTCATGCAGACGTACGTCGGCGGCGTGTCCTGCCCGCTCATCTGCCCGCGGGCGATGTTGAACCACGGCGTGCTCCTCGTCGGCTACGGCGCCCGCGGCTTCTCGGCGCTGCGGCTCGGTTACCGCCCCTACTGGCTCATCAAGAACTCGTGGGGGGAGCAGTGGGGCGAGGGAGGCTACTACAAACTCTGCCGCGGCCGCAACGTCTGCGGCGTCGACAGCATGGTCTCTGCCGTCGCCGTTGCGCCGTGATCCACAAGGAACGATGGCCTGCGACCAGCGTAGTGCGTTCATGTAGTAGCTCAGTAGCCTAATGAGATATGTACTCTATCCGTGTCCCGACAGATGGTGCTGTTAAAATGGGGCGAAGGTGAAATCCTGATCGTTGTTGTCGCCTAGGGATCCGAGTCGACTGTTGACCAAACTGCATGCAGCTGTCTGTATATCCAGGTATTGAGAGTATAGCAGTTTTTCTAGCCGTATGTATTGGAAGAAAGATTCCCTTTAGGTAGGGCCGGAGACGGGTCCGGACTGGCCGCTCAGGCCTGCACATGACTGTGTCTCGGTCTCCGAGCTCTGCTTACTTTCTCGGGACGGGACTGCGAACCATACCCACCACCTGTACTAGTAAAGGCTTGAATGTTTTATCCGATTTCACCTCCATGTTCTACCACATGACTGACTGCCTATGCAACTAGTACAGGCTTCCTTTTTGACAAATGATTATGATTACTATCTAATTAGATTTCACATGGCTTGATCTTCGAAGAGATTAATTACCTATATACTCCAAATTGTGAAACTGTCACAGATAGGTTCGCTCATCGTGGAGTTCTTCTCTTTTTTCTTACAAAGCACATACGACATATCTATAAAGTCCTGTGTGTGTTTCAAAAAAGAAAGTCAACCAGCCTAAGCACATACGACATATCTATAAAGTCCTTTTATAGTCTTGTTCGTATCCCAATATCTTTAATTTTAATTTGATCAATataatatctttactattatattggagttgggatGGTGtaccactttgacatcaaacattggagaAATCTCAGCCATCAAATCACTCTCTAAAACTCTCATTAAACACTGGACCAATGGACCATTTGTTGCCTTCACCTTCCGTGCATATCAAAAACATGGAAAGCAAATAACAAAGAATCACGAGAAGTAATTATGTACCAAAAATAAATATGTCTTCATAATCAGGACAAGCAAATAATTTGGAAATCAATCACGCTTAACGATCGGTGATAGTTGGTGTTATGTCGTTCCATTCTCAAACACCTCTCGCCGACAAtcttacttatttcgttgcttatTTTCCCGACCCCCCTACGTCTTGCGCTGCCACTCCGTCCTCTCGGCCGCTGCCTCCGGCGACGTCACGCTCCTACTCAAGCTGGCTGACGATGGCTCGCTGGACACCGTCATGGCCCGGCGCGGGGGGCGTTCCCGGAGGCGACGCTCACAGACGTGGCGGCGCAGGAGCTGTCCGGCCTCGCGTACCTCCACGCCCGACGCGTCTTCCACCTCGACGTCAAGCCGGCCAACCTTCCCGTCGGCATGCCTGCGAGGTCAAGATTGTTGACTTTGGAATCACCAAGCTGCTCACCCGGGTTGGCGCCGAGTACGAGGGCATGACGGCATACATCAATACATGAGCCCCGAGCGGTTCGAGTGATTTGGAGCGCCGCCACAACACTGACCCATGCGCTGTCAACATGCGGGGTCTGGGTGTGACCATCGTGGAGCTTCTCATGGGGCACTACCCGCTGCTCCGCGCTGCAAGCATAAGCCGACCTGGGCGGCGCTCATGTGCACCATCTGCTTCGGCAAAAATGTTGATGGTACCGGATCCGGGGATTCGTGGCAGCGTGCCTGCAGAAGGACTATGCGAGCGGGCATCTGTATAGGCTAAGGACATGGGTCCGCATGTGGCGAGGGACGAGGAGGACGGAGGACGTGCAGCAACGGAACCCCTTATGGCGTCGTTGAGTTGCCCCAACAAGCGGCAAATGGAGGTGAAGGAGATGGTGCTGCAAGTGGCGAGGGATGGGGAGGACGAGGACGGAGGGCGTGCGTCGGCTTCACTTGAGTGGTGCTGCCGAGGATCAGTGTCCCAACACGCGGCAAATGGAAGCAAGGGAAATGGGGCTGCAGGTGACGAGGGACGAGGAGGACGTGTCCTTCGACTGCAATAACGTCGCGACCATGGTCCGGGGCCCCGGGCCATCATGCGTGAGGGAGAGGCCATGAGGGGCTTCGTCGTTGGAACGGCAACGATGTACGAGTTCGTCGCCGATGCCAAACGCCATGAGATCATCAACAAGTTCAAGCGAGCTACTGATGACAAATTCGATACTGCCACCCCCTACTTGATTAAATCAGACTCTGACATGTACTTTACGGATGTCTAAGCGAAATAGAAATCATGTGTGAGTATTCGAGGCGCACATTTTGTGCTGTGGCATATCTTCGCGATAAGCCTTAAGTTTGTCTCAGGGGTTGTCATGTGTATCGTTTCAATAATGGATTTATTGTAATTGGTATATTCTTTGCATCTGGTGATTTTCTTTGCTACTGCTGGGCTTCTCATTGTTAAC includes these proteins:
- the LOC124679331 gene encoding probable cysteine protease RD19D, translating into MAARLVHLLLALAYVTSPSGAGASGYDVIRQVTDTGYGAGLPGLLPEAQFAAFVRRHGKEYSGPEEYARRLRVFAANVARAAAHQALDPGARHGVTPFSDLTQEEFEARLTGLVGADHDMRSVQGMPAAAPATEEEVAALPASFDWRDKGAVTEVKMQGVCGSCWAFSTTGAVEGANFVATGKLLNLSEQQLVDCDHTCDVVAKNDCNNGCSGGLMTNAYAYLMKAGGLMEQAAYPYTGAQGPCRFDGSKVAVRVTNFTTVPLDEDQMRAALVRGGPLAVGLNAAFMQTYVGGVSCPLICPRAMLNHGVLLVGYGARGFSALRLGYRPYWLIKNSWGEQWGEGGYYKLCRGRNVCGVDSMVSAVAVAP